GAGACGCGTGTGGGGCTCTCACCGCACGGAGGCGGGGGAAGGACCGTGCCGCGGTGGTCGCGGCACGCGGGCGCCGGCCCCGGAGGGGCACATATCGGCGCCACCACGACGGGCCGTGCCGAGGCCGGCCGCGAGGGCGTTAAGGAGAGTGTGAGATGTCGTATCCGGAACCGCGGTACACCGACGGCGAAGGCGAGATCAGTGCCACCTACCGGCCCGCAGGCACCCCGCCGGACCTGCTGCCCCGCGGCGGCGGAAGCACCCACTACCTGGCGACGTCCGAGACGACGCACGGGGAGTTCGGGCTGTACCGGATCAACATGGGTCCCCGGGCGGGCGGACCCGCCACCCACTTCCACCGGACGATATCGGAATCGTTCTTCATCCTGGACGGCACGGTGCGCATCTACGACGGGGAGCGCTGGACGGACGCCGCCGAGGATGACTTCGTGTATGTGCCCCAGGGCGGCCTGCACGCCTTCCGCAACGACTCGGACGCGCCGGCGTCGATGCTGCTGCTGTTCACCCCGGGTGCTCCACGCGAGGAGTACTTCGAGAAGGTGGCGAAGGTCTCCGACTGGCCGGAGAAGCAGCGGGCCGAGTTCTTCTTCCGGCACGACACGTACTGGACCGGCTGAGGGCCGGGGCGCGGACTCCGCCGGGGCGAGGTCTTCGGGCCGGGTCCGGAGGTCCCGGCCACTCCTCGCCTGCGATCACTCTCGGTTACTATGCTCACTTCATGCCGGAGGCCGGCAGTAAGGGGCGCGGCACCATCGACGGTCTGTTCGGGGAGCGCGGGAGATCGGCTTGCTGGCCGAAACTCCCCAGATTCTCCCCAGCGCTTTTGGCCCGTGTTCCCGGCCCCTAAGCTCCGGAGAAGTCTTCCGTGGA
This DNA window, taken from Streptomyces nitrosporeus, encodes the following:
- a CDS encoding cupin domain-containing protein, with product MSYPEPRYTDGEGEISATYRPAGTPPDLLPRGGGSTHYLATSETTHGEFGLYRINMGPRAGGPATHFHRTISESFFILDGTVRIYDGERWTDAAEDDFVYVPQGGLHAFRNDSDAPASMLLLFTPGAPREEYFEKVAKVSDWPEKQRAEFFFRHDTYWTG